The following proteins are co-located in the Triticum aestivum cultivar Chinese Spring chromosome 1A, IWGSC CS RefSeq v2.1, whole genome shotgun sequence genome:
- the LOC123069090 gene encoding transcription factor WRKY19: protein MEDTTATLATELDGLLAMARELEERVGGDQGAPGAARELCAELAASVDRAVRLAGSGPRGGNAGGRARVNGQHRGGRKAGAVRAQVRVASMQDLGSLDDGLSWRKYGQKDILGAPYPRAYFRCTHRHSQGCQATKQVQRAAADPLLFDVVYHGAHTCAQATAVLVGTDQQPPASLGQEQQQQQSSPAEASEGMQWPAEPFTPPSFPSSPAGCYTPGNSWCQLAGNYGYAAGGGLGADMDFDELFWNM from the coding sequence ATGGAGGACacgacggcgacgctggcgacggagCTGGACGGGCTGCTGGCCATGGCGAGGGAGCTGGAGGAGAGGGTGGGCGGCGACCAGGGCGCGCCGGGCGCCGCCAGGGAGCTCTGCGCCGAGCTGGCCGCGTCCGTCGACCGTGCCGTGCGCCTCGCTGGGAGCGGCCCGCGCGGAGGCAATGCCGGCGGCAGGGCGAGAGTGAACGGCCAGCACAGGGGCGGCAGGAAGGCGGGGGCGGTCAGGGCGCAGGTGCGGGTGGCGTCGATGCAGGACCTGGGGTCGCTCGACGACGGGCTCAGCTGGCGGAAGTACGGCCAGAAGGACATCCTCGGCGCACCGTACCCGCGGGCCTACTTCCGGTGCACGCACCGGCACTCGCAGGGCTGCCAGGCCACCAAGCAGGTGcagcgcgccgccgccgacccgctgCTCTTCGACGTCGTCTACCACGGCGCGCACACCTGCGCCCAGGCCACCGCTGTCCTCGTCGGCACAGATCAGCAGCCGCCTGCTTCCTTGGGCCaggaacagcagcagcaacagagctCGCCGGCTGAGGCGTCGGAAGGGATGCAGTGGCCGGCAGAGCCCTTCACGCcgccctcgttcccctcctcgccGGCCGGCTGCTACACGCCGGGGAACTCCTGGTGCCAGCTTGCCGGCAACTACGGCTACGCCGCCGGAGGCGGCCTCGGGGCTGACATGGACTTCGACGAGCTGTTCTGGAATATGTAG